A single genomic interval of Methyloceanibacter caenitepidi harbors:
- a CDS encoding DUF1214 domain-containing protein, whose amino-acid sequence MTALPDMPLSGAQTHNSLWRDEGGTSMRALGYFIGAFAVALLLGIGSAWYMIERGSMLTTTRVGPWTSWLSEGNPNADPYTRAHLARSGRLPLTSTAARYFMATTDSAGSHLSPQCEYLIAGGPLNARWWSLALYDSQGSIIPNPSNRYSFNSEEAIRRSDGSYEIHLSKSARPGNWLPSGTDPYRDLRLLLRVYGPRETDAAGIGQIPDESLPTIERVRCE is encoded by the coding sequence GTGACAGCACTTCCCGACATGCCGCTCTCCGGCGCGCAGACCCATAACAGCCTTTGGCGTGACGAAGGCGGCACGTCCATGCGTGCGCTCGGCTACTTCATTGGCGCTTTTGCCGTCGCGCTGCTCCTGGGGATTGGATCGGCGTGGTACATGATCGAGCGTGGCTCCATGCTCACCACCACCCGCGTCGGACCGTGGACGAGTTGGCTCAGCGAGGGAAATCCCAACGCGGATCCTTATACGCGGGCCCATCTTGCCAGGAGCGGCCGCTTGCCGCTGACGTCGACGGCGGCCCGGTATTTCATGGCCACCACAGACTCCGCTGGCAGCCACTTGAGTCCCCAATGCGAGTACCTCATCGCGGGCGGTCCCTTGAACGCTCGCTGGTGGTCTCTTGCTCTGTACGACTCGCAAGGGTCCATCATTCCTAATCCCTCCAACCGTTACAGCTTCAACAGTGAGGAAGCGATCCGCCGGTCGGACGGGAGCTACGAAATCCATCTTTCGAAGAGCGCGCGGCCCGGCAACTGGCTGCCGAGCGGAACCGATCCATACAGGGACCTCAGACTCTTGCTGCGCGTCTACGGCCCCCGCGAAACTGATGCCGCCGGCATCGGCCAGATCCCCGACGAGAGCCTTCCAACAATCGAGCGTGTGCGATGCGAGTAA
- a CDS encoding peptidoglycan-binding domain-containing protein has translation MTATIIYNALYLQEHAPHGMADAMSAGNGTTRVIGVEPPRAGARNGSTASTYEKAPESGGAVAPAVTDLPAQAPGNGESLLVVRAIQRELSLRGYDVGTVDGQLSDKTRKAISAFQMREGLAITGLPSDDVLRQILLGDTIANSDATGSVPPADSIAAQAAGDGTVLRVQQVLAELGYAPGVIDGQWGENTADAVRAFQQDRNMAVTGTITPELLAELQRVTGRDLTRTAASNR, from the coding sequence ATGACCGCGACGATCATTTACAACGCTCTCTACCTGCAGGAGCACGCGCCGCACGGCATGGCGGATGCAATGTCCGCGGGCAACGGCACCACTCGTGTGATCGGTGTCGAGCCGCCGCGCGCAGGCGCGCGTAACGGCAGCACGGCCAGCACCTATGAAAAGGCGCCGGAGTCCGGTGGGGCCGTGGCGCCGGCCGTGACGGATCTGCCTGCGCAAGCCCCTGGAAATGGGGAATCGCTGCTGGTTGTCCGGGCTATCCAGCGGGAGCTTTCGTTGCGCGGCTACGACGTGGGAACCGTCGACGGCCAATTGTCGGACAAGACGCGCAAAGCCATCTCCGCGTTTCAAATGCGCGAAGGGCTCGCCATCACCGGACTTCCGAGCGACGACGTGCTGCGCCAGATTCTGCTCGGCGATACAATCGCCAACTCGGACGCGACCGGCTCGGTTCCGCCGGCCGACAGCATTGCCGCGCAGGCGGCCGGCGACGGTACGGTCCTGCGCGTGCAGCAGGTGCTCGCAGAACTCGGTTACGCCCCCGGGGTCATTGACGGTCAATGGGGCGAGAACACAGCCGACGCCGTCCGCGCGTTTCAGCAAGACCGCAACATGGCTGTCACCGGCACGATCACGCCGGAACTTCTTGCCGAGCTGCAGCGCGTGACAGGACGCGACCTCACCAGGACCGCGGCTAGCAACCGCTAG
- a CDS encoding DNA-packaging protein, translating into MRTDSAATLRAALRASSPETIERFVSRLSPDELTALHYDFEVWARDDQLPPLSSTDGATGEAPAWTTWLMLGGRGAGKTRAGAEWVRAEARHSSDARIALVGETLSDVRAVMVEGVSGLLAVHPPGARPLFEPSKRQLRWESGAVAQLFSAEDPESLRGPQFTAAWCDELAKWRRPQETWDMLQFGLRLGEAPRQVVTTTPRPIPLIKALLVDARTVVTRVATAANAANLAPSFLEAVVGRYRGTRLGRQELEAELLEDRPDALWPREIIERHRVDAPPPLVRVVVAVDPPASSGPRADACGIVVAGLGDDGRAYVLADATVQGVRPLDWARAAIAACRRFEADRIVAEVNQGGELVETVLRQVDGSVPVRSVRAMRGKVLRAEPVAALYERACVSHVGALPALEDEMCDFGLDGLSGGGSPDRVDALVWALTDLCLRGGAEPRVRFV; encoded by the coding sequence ATGCGGACAGACTCCGCCGCGACCTTGCGGGCCGCCTTGCGCGCCTCCAGCCCGGAGACGATTGAGCGATTCGTTTCAAGGCTTTCGCCGGATGAGCTCACGGCGCTGCACTACGATTTCGAGGTCTGGGCGCGGGACGACCAACTCCCGCCCCTATCGTCTACCGACGGAGCAACCGGCGAGGCGCCGGCCTGGACCACCTGGCTGATGCTGGGCGGGCGCGGGGCCGGCAAGACCCGCGCGGGTGCCGAATGGGTGCGCGCTGAGGCCCGTCACTCATCCGATGCGCGCATCGCGCTGGTCGGCGAAACGCTGTCGGACGTGCGTGCCGTGATGGTCGAAGGCGTGTCCGGTTTGCTGGCGGTGCACCCGCCGGGAGCGCGGCCTTTGTTCGAGCCGTCGAAGCGGCAATTGCGCTGGGAGAGTGGCGCCGTGGCGCAACTGTTCTCGGCGGAGGATCCGGAAAGTTTGCGCGGGCCGCAATTCACCGCCGCCTGGTGCGACGAACTCGCCAAGTGGCGGCGGCCGCAGGAGACCTGGGACATGCTGCAGTTCGGTTTGCGGCTCGGAGAAGCGCCCCGGCAGGTGGTGACCACCACGCCGCGGCCGATCCCGCTGATCAAGGCGCTGCTCGTGGATGCGCGCACCGTCGTCACGCGTGTTGCAACCGCCGCCAACGCGGCGAACCTGGCGCCATCGTTTTTGGAGGCGGTGGTCGGGCGCTATCGCGGCACGCGGCTCGGGCGGCAAGAGCTCGAGGCGGAACTGCTGGAAGACCGGCCGGACGCGCTGTGGCCGCGCGAGATCATCGAGCGGCACCGAGTCGACGCGCCGCCGCCGCTGGTCCGCGTCGTCGTCGCGGTGGATCCGCCGGCAAGTTCCGGCCCCCGCGCCGATGCCTGCGGGATTGTCGTCGCCGGTCTCGGAGACGACGGGCGCGCCTATGTGCTGGCGGATGCGACCGTGCAGGGCGTGCGGCCTCTCGATTGGGCGCGCGCCGCCATCGCCGCGTGCCGCCGCTTCGAGGCGGACCGCATCGTCGCCGAGGTGAACCAAGGCGGCGAGCTGGTCGAGACCGTGTTGCGGCAGGTGGACGGGTCCGTGCCGGTGCGGAGCGTGCGCGCCATGCGGGGCAAGGTGCTGCGGGCCGAGCCCGTGGCGGCCCTTTACGAACGCGCATGCGTGTCTCACGTGGGCGCGCTACCGGCACTCGAAGACGAGATGTGCGACTTCGGCCTCGATGGCCTCTCCGGCGGGGGCAGCCCCGACCGCGTAGATGCGTTGGTCTGGGCCCTGACGGATCTGTGTTTGCGCGGTGGTGCGGAGCCGAGAGTGCGGTTTGTTTGA
- a CDS encoding HK97 family phage prohead protease, which translates to MLQRFGELAPEREVKFAPVNLQTVEADGTFSGYASVFGQVDLGQDLVMPGAFRESLAARGARGVKLLFQHDPNEPIGVWLELAEDARGLFAKGRLMPEVTRAREVLSLMRAGALDGLSIGFRTVQGRTDPASGVRRLDKIDLWEISVVTFPMLPDARVSAVKRQAPPPRDARPRLRAPDNLPGFARALRRGAQIMRGA; encoded by the coding sequence ATGCTGCAACGCTTTGGCGAGCTCGCGCCGGAGCGCGAGGTCAAGTTCGCGCCCGTCAATCTGCAGACCGTCGAAGCGGACGGCACGTTCTCCGGCTACGCGAGCGTCTTCGGCCAGGTGGACCTCGGCCAGGACCTCGTCATGCCCGGGGCTTTTCGGGAGAGCCTCGCCGCGCGCGGGGCCCGCGGCGTGAAGCTGCTGTTTCAGCATGATCCCAACGAGCCCATCGGCGTGTGGCTGGAGCTGGCCGAGGACGCGCGCGGGCTCTTCGCAAAAGGGCGCTTGATGCCCGAGGTGACCCGCGCCCGCGAGGTGCTGTCGTTGATGCGTGCCGGCGCGCTCGACGGGCTTTCCATCGGCTTCCGCACCGTACAAGGGCGCACGGACCCGGCGAGCGGTGTGCGCCGTCTCGACAAAATCGACCTTTGGGAAATCTCCGTGGTGACATTTCCCATGCTGCCCGACGCGCGGGTGAGCGCGGTGAAGCGGCAAGCGCCGCCGCCGCGTGATGCGCGTCCGCGTTTGCGGGCGCCCGACAATCTGCCCGGCTTCGCCCGGGCCTTGCGGCGCGGCGCGCAGATCATGCGCGGCGCTTAG
- a CDS encoding transglycosylase domain-containing protein has protein sequence MRDIQGNNRGKLIDWLKIDSWIDSGLYSALTGFRDWWGAYSSFFGRFEIKGFWRVCNELVCDGLTLSVGGLLVVLAFALPSFEIAQGKINLSDEFSVTFLDRYGNEIGKRGLLRDDSVPLEEIPDHMIKATLATEDRRFFDHFGIDIMGTTRALVQNARADTVVQGGSSLTQQLAKNMFLSPERAITRKIKEAFIAIYLENHYTKPELLKLYFDRAYLGGGSYGVEAAAQYYFNKSIRDVTLAESAMLAGMFKAPTRYAPHVNLAASRARANEVLSNMVEAGYLSEGQVYGARLNPARIVERGDSNTPDYFLDWAFEEVQRIMAGRPNRIVVARTTVDLGLQKTAETAVEDTISQFGRSRNFNAGALVSIETNGAVRAMVGGKDYGVSQFNRAAHAYRQPGSSFKPYVYLSAIEHLGYTPDRRVVDGYVSCGRWSPKNYSGGYRGAMTLRTALAKSINTVAVKLSLEVDRQTVLDDLEKMGVKHLKKTCSMALGDNGMTPLEHVGAWGVFASGGLSIRPYGIEEISTIAGQLLYNHDRDEPKPKQIFKREAVETLNNMLQTVVDAGTGRRAQLDYTNAAGKTGTSSNYRDAWFMGFTGKYVTGVWYGNDNFSPMGRVTGGSFPAQTWKTFMDAAYDGDNIPTAPGVTPHPRQIAERQRLAAVMSQNTSADLPVPPPVDTSKDMSKATRQVLGNIATLLQKAPAVTPNSADRQSRATPPAGNKPKSNVASAEGTVIPQAVSNRNAERAARTASTDRQ, from the coding sequence TTGCGGGATATTCAGGGCAATAATCGCGGCAAGCTGATCGATTGGCTAAAGATCGATTCGTGGATCGATTCGGGCCTTTATTCCGCGCTGACCGGCTTCCGCGATTGGTGGGGCGCTTACTCGTCCTTCTTCGGCCGCTTCGAGATCAAAGGATTCTGGCGGGTTTGCAACGAGCTGGTCTGCGATGGCCTCACGCTGAGCGTGGGCGGCCTGCTCGTGGTTCTCGCCTTCGCGCTGCCCTCGTTCGAGATCGCCCAGGGCAAGATCAACCTGTCGGACGAGTTCAGCGTCACCTTCCTCGACCGCTACGGCAACGAGATCGGCAAGCGCGGTCTCCTGCGTGACGACTCCGTGCCGCTCGAGGAAATCCCCGATCACATGATCAAGGCGACCCTCGCCACCGAGGATCGGCGCTTCTTCGATCATTTCGGCATCGACATCATGGGTACGACGCGCGCGCTGGTGCAGAACGCCCGCGCGGACACGGTCGTCCAAGGCGGTAGCTCGCTGACGCAGCAGCTCGCCAAAAACATGTTCCTGTCGCCCGAGCGCGCCATCACGAGAAAGATCAAAGAGGCGTTCATCGCCATCTATCTCGAAAACCACTACACCAAACCGGAACTTCTCAAGCTCTACTTCGACCGGGCTTATCTCGGCGGCGGCTCCTATGGCGTCGAGGCTGCGGCGCAGTACTACTTCAACAAGTCGATCCGCGACGTCACGTTGGCGGAGTCGGCCATGCTGGCGGGCATGTTCAAGGCGCCCACCCGCTATGCACCTCACGTCAATCTCGCCGCTTCGCGCGCGCGCGCCAACGAAGTGCTGAGCAACATGGTCGAAGCCGGCTATCTCAGCGAGGGCCAGGTCTACGGCGCCCGGCTCAACCCGGCGCGCATCGTCGAGCGCGGCGACTCGAACACGCCGGACTACTTCCTCGACTGGGCCTTCGAAGAGGTCCAGCGCATTATGGCCGGACGGCCCAACCGTATCGTCGTGGCCCGTACGACGGTCGACCTGGGGCTGCAGAAAACGGCCGAGACAGCTGTCGAAGATACGATCTCGCAATTCGGCCGCTCCCGGAACTTCAACGCCGGCGCCCTCGTCTCAATAGAGACTAACGGTGCCGTGCGCGCCATGGTCGGCGGCAAGGACTATGGCGTCAGCCAATTCAACCGCGCGGCCCATGCCTATCGGCAGCCGGGCTCGTCGTTCAAACCCTATGTGTATTTGAGCGCGATCGAGCATCTCGGCTACACGCCCGACAGGCGGGTGGTGGACGGTTATGTGAGCTGCGGCCGCTGGTCCCCGAAGAACTATTCGGGCGGTTACCGCGGCGCCATGACCTTGCGAACGGCGCTTGCGAAGTCGATCAACACGGTCGCCGTGAAGCTCTCGCTGGAAGTGGACCGCCAGACAGTGCTGGACGACCTGGAAAAGATGGGCGTCAAGCATTTGAAGAAGACCTGCTCGATGGCGCTCGGCGATAACGGCATGACGCCGCTCGAGCATGTGGGCGCCTGGGGCGTCTTCGCATCCGGCGGCCTGTCCATCCGCCCCTACGGAATCGAGGAAATCAGCACGATCGCCGGTCAGCTGCTTTACAACCATGACCGTGACGAGCCGAAGCCGAAGCAGATCTTCAAGCGTGAGGCAGTCGAAACGCTCAACAACATGCTGCAAACCGTCGTCGACGCGGGAACCGGGCGCCGCGCGCAGCTCGACTACACCAATGCCGCCGGCAAGACAGGGACGAGCTCCAACTATCGCGATGCGTGGTTCATGGGTTTCACCGGCAAATACGTCACCGGCGTTTGGTACGGCAACGACAACTTCTCGCCCATGGGCCGCGTGACGGGCGGCAGCTTCCCGGCACAGACCTGGAAAACCTTCATGGACGCCGCCTATGACGGCGACAACATTCCAACCGCGCCGGGCGTCACGCCGCATCCGCGGCAGATTGCCGAACGGCAGCGGCTCGCAGCGGTCATGTCGCAGAACACCTCCGCCGACTTGCCGGTGCCGCCGCCCGTCGACACATCCAAAGACATGTCCAAGGCGACCCGCCAGGTTCTCGGCAATATCGCGACGCTGTTGCAGAAAGCGCCCGCCGTAACGCCGAACAGCGCCGATCGCCAGAGCCGGGCGACCCCGCCGGCCGGCAACAAGCCCAAATCGAATGTGGCGTCGGCCGAGGGTACAGTCATCCCGCAAGCGGTCTCGAATCGTAATGCGGAGCGGGCGGCGCGCACAGCCAGCACCGACCGTCAGTAA
- a CDS encoding cation diffusion facilitator family transporter — MKFVAKLALASIAVGLLVLGLKWAAYLVTGSVALYSDALESVINVATAIAAFLAVRLSAVPPDANHPYGHQKVEYLSAVVEGVLIVVAALAILRKAYFGLMDPHPFTAPVPGLALNIVASLINAAWCFVLLRYGRRHRSPALVADAKHLLSDVITSVGVVAGVVLVVLTGWTPLDSIVAALVALNILWWGWSLMRESVGGLMDEAVSNEILSDIRLVISREAEGAIEAHDLRTRTAGPTVFIDFHLVVPGAMSVEEAHDICDRIEAALKEEMSHAVITIHVEPEDKAKMGAGVPVL; from the coding sequence ATGAAGTTCGTAGCCAAGCTCGCGCTCGCGAGCATCGCCGTTGGGCTCCTCGTCCTCGGGCTGAAATGGGCCGCCTACCTTGTGACCGGCAGCGTCGCGCTTTATTCCGACGCGCTGGAAAGCGTGATCAATGTCGCCACGGCGATCGCGGCGTTCCTGGCCGTCCGCCTCAGCGCCGTGCCGCCGGATGCCAACCATCCTTACGGCCACCAAAAGGTCGAGTACCTGTCCGCCGTCGTCGAGGGCGTCCTGATCGTCGTCGCGGCGCTGGCCATCCTGCGGAAGGCCTATTTCGGCCTGATGGACCCGCATCCGTTCACCGCGCCGGTGCCGGGCCTTGCGCTGAACATCGTCGCGAGCCTGATCAACGCCGCCTGGTGCTTCGTGCTCCTGCGCTATGGCCGCCGGCATCGCTCGCCCGCGCTCGTGGCCGACGCCAAGCACCTGCTCTCCGACGTGATCACCTCGGTCGGCGTCGTCGCCGGCGTCGTTCTCGTCGTCCTGACCGGCTGGACCCCGCTCGATTCCATCGTCGCGGCCCTCGTCGCCCTCAACATCCTATGGTGGGGCTGGTCGCTCATGCGCGAGTCCGTCGGCGGCTTGATGGACGAAGCCGTGTCGAACGAGATCCTGTCCGACATTCGCCTCGTGATCTCGCGCGAAGCCGAAGGCGCGATTGAAGCCCACGACCTCCGCACGCGAACCGCGGGCCCCACGGTGTTCATCGACTTCCACCTTGTCGTCCCCGGCGCGATGAGCGTGGAGGAGGCTCACGACATCTGCGACCGCATCGAGGCCGCGCTTAAAGAAGAGATGAGCCACGCAGTCATCACGATCCACGTCGAGCCCGAAGACAAGGCCAAGATGGGCGCGGGCGTGCCGGTCCTTTAG
- a CDS encoding HEPN domain-containing protein: MEVFKEWFAVRMNHSDDETWPGRLSYDPNDGIYLNAINFAEWELGGEGNPYFEGETITGYLDYQTPTTLVRPFIQNFNPGSIGRDFALTRARYRVVANGILKKLHLETLGDRCFEGFNCELPSFHAWIAPQLVQSSYSAVGSLPLPNIVIGEPSKIELSLSSATAEVVKYTSAGEDAPIRQHTVLSLVLSEPADYEAVMRLVSAIEIMFSFLIGARLETSVLNLPTTRYNEDAYKITAECWIVPAWKRAAAAPHPQHRLFTEGVSPVDTQALLDRCLSNPVELISIMNVVLCVESNDGRIDDSFGELLGALEAFDKKQFGSGADPNINHIRKQLKELVEKHGTEEQKAVCVQIGDSFRNEYSLRKRLKRLYDMWKADGFKGDPDLGRIVDIRNLKPHGRGHRLSPDVVGEIIVFMPFLCALARYHILKVLGFSAYDIGQGFRRMSRYQDFV, encoded by the coding sequence ATGGAAGTCTTCAAGGAATGGTTTGCCGTCAGGATGAACCACAGCGACGATGAAACCTGGCCCGGCCGACTCTCGTATGATCCGAATGATGGAATCTATCTCAATGCAATCAACTTCGCGGAGTGGGAACTTGGAGGAGAGGGCAATCCCTATTTTGAGGGAGAGACCATTACTGGTTATCTCGACTACCAAACTCCGACGACACTCGTCCGACCGTTCATACAGAACTTCAATCCAGGCAGCATAGGAAGAGATTTCGCGCTCACTCGTGCACGGTACCGAGTCGTTGCCAACGGCATCCTGAAGAAACTGCACCTAGAGACTCTAGGCGATCGATGTTTTGAGGGCTTCAATTGCGAGCTGCCCTCTTTTCATGCCTGGATCGCTCCGCAGCTGGTACAAAGCAGCTATTCTGCCGTTGGAAGCCTACCGTTGCCCAACATCGTGATTGGGGAACCTTCGAAGATTGAACTTTCGCTCTCTTCAGCTACAGCCGAGGTGGTCAAATACACATCTGCAGGCGAAGACGCTCCAATTAGGCAGCACACAGTGCTTTCGCTGGTTCTGAGCGAACCCGCCGACTACGAAGCAGTGATGCGATTGGTGTCGGCAATCGAAATCATGTTCAGCTTTTTGATTGGTGCACGCCTAGAGACGTCGGTCCTCAATCTCCCCACTACGCGCTACAACGAGGACGCTTACAAGATCACAGCGGAATGTTGGATTGTTCCGGCATGGAAACGCGCCGCTGCCGCGCCTCATCCGCAACATCGCCTCTTCACAGAAGGCGTCTCTCCCGTGGATACACAAGCTCTCTTAGATCGATGTCTATCCAATCCGGTCGAGCTGATTTCAATAATGAACGTAGTGCTCTGCGTAGAATCGAATGATGGTCGGATTGATGACAGCTTCGGGGAACTGCTAGGAGCACTAGAAGCCTTTGACAAAAAGCAGTTCGGAAGCGGCGCCGATCCAAACATCAATCACATTCGCAAGCAGTTAAAGGAGCTGGTCGAGAAGCACGGAACTGAAGAGCAGAAGGCAGTCTGCGTTCAAATTGGAGATTCATTTCGTAACGAGTACTCACTGCGAAAGCGACTAAAGCGTCTCTATGACATGTGGAAGGCTGATGGCTTCAAAGGAGACCCCGATCTCGGGAGGATTGTGGACATCCGAAATCTCAAACCTCATGGCAGAGGCCATCGCTTATCGCCTGATGTTGTAGGTGAGATCATAGTGTTCATGCCGTTCCTGTGCGCTCTGGCTCGTTATCATATTCTCAAAGTACTGGGATTTAGTGCGTACGACATTGGTCAGGGCTTCAGACGCATGTCTCGCTATCAGGACTTCGTCTAA
- a CDS encoding DUF1254 domain-containing protein → MPGLYIALAVVLAGLIHVVAVLTLPVLAPRDAHARLAALGPTNTIIQLPPLKPGQQVMPNMAPDVRYAMCLFDLSEGPVHLRANIPDELWLIAFYTPIGENFYTVVGADMKRGNVDLVVTTGDQSVADATGDSPEALENLLVVNSPANKGIALIRAPLAGPSRSFEAQRALEAAYCGQQRATVAPPAAATPLPAPAPSGL, encoded by the coding sequence TTGCCGGGACTATACATTGCCCTGGCCGTCGTGCTCGCCGGGCTCATTCACGTGGTCGCCGTGCTGACCTTGCCGGTGCTCGCGCCGCGCGATGCCCACGCCCGGCTTGCTGCCCTCGGTCCCACCAACACGATCATTCAGCTTCCGCCCCTGAAGCCCGGACAACAGGTCATGCCGAACATGGCGCCGGACGTGCGCTACGCCATGTGCCTGTTCGATCTCTCCGAAGGCCCGGTGCATCTGCGTGCGAATATTCCCGATGAACTCTGGCTCATCGCGTTCTACACCCCGATCGGCGAGAATTTTTACACGGTGGTCGGCGCGGACATGAAGCGCGGCAATGTGGACCTTGTCGTCACGACCGGCGATCAGTCCGTGGCGGATGCGACGGGCGATTCTCCCGAAGCCCTCGAGAACCTGCTGGTGGTCAATTCGCCCGCGAACAAGGGCATAGCCTTGATCCGGGCTCCCCTGGCCGGTCCGAGCCGCAGCTTCGAAGCCCAGCGCGCCCTTGAAGCCGCCTATTGCGGACAGCAGCGGGCCACGGTGGCGCCCCCCGCAGCGGCAACGCCCCTACCCGCACCGGCGCCTTCAGGCTTGTGA
- a CDS encoding phage portal protein, producing MTTGLRTQLRRLLGLEAKASQTAKLIAWATGGHPVWTPRDYASLAREGFTKNPIVYRSVRMIAEAAASVPLYLFDGAKEIDEHPLLALLKRPNPMECGPDLLESFFGHLIVAGNAYLEAVAVDGTVRELHALRPDRMKVVPGPDGWPEAYEYAVSGQTMRFDQEGPRVRPILHMALFHPLNDHYGLSPLEPAAVGLDLHNAAGIWNKALLDNSACPSGALVYTAKDGQLSAEQYERLKTELEDGFAGAANAGRPLLLEGGLDWKAMGLSPRDMDFISAKHVAAREVALALGVPPMLLGIPGDNTYANYAEANRSFWRQTVLPLVARTAKALSAWLAPGFDLGNGPDTPALELKPDLDAVEALSTEREALWARVQASDFLTVNEKRAAVGYGAIDGGDTLSGAPPP from the coding sequence ATGACAACGGGTTTACGGACTCAGTTGAGGCGATTGCTCGGCCTCGAAGCCAAGGCGAGCCAGACGGCGAAGCTGATCGCTTGGGCCACGGGCGGGCATCCCGTTTGGACCCCGCGCGACTACGCCAGCCTGGCGCGCGAAGGTTTCACCAAGAACCCGATCGTCTATCGCTCTGTGCGCATGATCGCCGAAGCCGCGGCCTCCGTGCCGCTCTACCTGTTCGACGGCGCCAAGGAGATCGACGAGCATCCGCTGCTCGCACTTCTCAAGCGGCCGAATCCGATGGAGTGCGGGCCGGACCTGCTGGAGTCCTTCTTCGGCCATCTGATTGTGGCGGGGAATGCCTACCTGGAGGCCGTGGCGGTGGACGGTACGGTGCGCGAGCTCCACGCGCTGCGTCCCGACCGCATGAAAGTGGTGCCGGGACCGGACGGCTGGCCGGAGGCGTATGAATATGCCGTCTCGGGGCAGACCATGCGGTTCGATCAAGAGGGCCCCCGCGTGCGGCCCATCCTGCACATGGCGCTGTTCCATCCGCTCAACGACCATTACGGCCTGAGCCCGCTGGAGCCCGCCGCCGTGGGGCTGGATCTGCACAATGCGGCCGGCATCTGGAACAAGGCGCTGCTCGACAACTCCGCCTGTCCTTCCGGCGCGCTGGTCTACACCGCGAAGGACGGGCAGCTCTCGGCCGAACAATACGAGCGCTTGAAGACCGAACTCGAGGACGGCTTCGCCGGCGCGGCGAATGCGGGGCGCCCGCTGCTGCTGGAAGGCGGACTCGACTGGAAGGCCATGGGGCTCAGCCCCCGCGATATGGATTTCATCTCGGCGAAGCACGTGGCAGCAAGAGAAGTGGCCCTGGCGCTGGGCGTCCCGCCCATGCTGCTCGGCATTCCCGGCGACAATACCTATGCGAACTACGCGGAGGCGAACCGCTCCTTCTGGCGGCAGACCGTGTTGCCGCTCGTGGCCCGCACCGCCAAGGCGCTGTCCGCCTGGCTTGCGCCGGGCTTCGACCTCGGGAACGGACCGGACACGCCGGCGCTGGAGCTGAAGCCCGACCTCGACGCGGTGGAAGCGCTCTCCACCGAGCGCGAGGCCCTGTGGGCGCGTGTGCAAGCCTCTGACTTTTTGACCGTCAACGAGAAGCGGGCGGCCGTCGGCTACGGCGCCATCGACGGTGGCGATACGTTGTCCGGCGCGCCGCCGCCCTAA
- a CDS encoding DUF1491 family protein codes for MRLKSGIWVSAYLRRCAVENVPAVVVKRGHEDAGAIFIEVDRLDGTLNLYAPAPAGLSATEAERFWVACFGGEAANAQAVAEYLARQEEFDPDLWVIAVEDKEGRHFLGDALIAA; via the coding sequence ATGCGTCTGAAGAGCGGGATCTGGGTCAGCGCCTACTTGCGCCGATGCGCCGTCGAGAATGTTCCCGCGGTCGTAGTCAAGCGCGGCCACGAGGACGCGGGCGCGATCTTCATCGAAGTCGACAGGCTGGATGGCACGCTCAATCTTTACGCGCCCGCACCAGCCGGACTGTCCGCGACCGAGGCCGAACGCTTCTGGGTGGCTTGCTTCGGCGGTGAAGCCGCAAACGCACAGGCCGTGGCCGAATATCTCGCGCGGCAGGAGGAGTTCGACCCCGACCTCTGGGTGATCGCGGTCGAGGACAAAGAGGGGCGGCACTTTCTCGGCGATGCGTTGATCGCAGCCTAA
- a CDS encoding DUF2019 domain-containing protein, which produces MTRIDLKKLTLEELVERFVALSLAEEDAVLYGDSSDYYNQLFRKEQAVVGELRSRPQDARRVLTTLYNHDSQWVRMNAAKNTLALAPDQALRVLQAIEASKLQPYAGHAGMTLWTLEEGIFKPT; this is translated from the coding sequence ATGACACGTATCGATCTAAAGAAGCTAACGCTGGAAGAGCTTGTTGAGCGATTCGTGGCACTTAGTTTGGCTGAAGAGGATGCGGTGCTCTATGGCGACTCGTCGGACTACTACAACCAACTGTTCCGGAAGGAGCAGGCCGTTGTGGGGGAACTCCGGAGTCGGCCTCAAGACGCACGACGAGTACTTACGACGCTCTATAACCACGATAGCCAGTGGGTTCGAATGAATGCTGCCAAGAACACGCTAGCTCTTGCTCCCGACCAAGCACTCCGGGTGCTTCAGGCCATTGAGGCTTCTAAGTTACAGCCGTATGCCGGTCACGCCGGAATGACGCTTTGGACCTTGGAAGAAGGCATCTTCAAGCCGACCTGA